GTCAGGGAGGAACACCTCAACAGGCATTCTCTCTAGGTTTCCGTTACAATAACCCGAAATACTGGTGGGTAGGTGCTAACTGGAACTATTTTGATGAAAATTATCTTGATCCGGCTGCATTAGTAAGAACAGAATCATTTGTTCAGAATGATAATTCTTCTACACCAATTTACGGCTTAACAGAATCAGAGTTAAGAAGAGTTTTACGACCGAACAAACTCCCTTCTTCTTTCTTCCTGAATGCTAATGCCGGTAAATCCTGGATGATTGGTAAATATTATGTATTACTTTCCGGAACAATAAATAACATTCTGGACAACAGAAAGTATATTACAGGAGGATTCGAGCAGACAAGAAATGCAAAATATACTAGTTTTGCTCAGGATTTTGACAGAGAGTTTACTTTGTTTGCACCAAAATACTGGTATACTCAAGGAAGATCATATTTCGTGAATTTACAGTTTAGATTTTAATCAGGCTATTTAACTACTTTAATTTAAAAATTATCAAAATGAACATAAAGAAATACTTAAGTTCGGTAACAGGAATTGCAGTTGCAGCAATGGCTATTACCTCTTGTGTACAAAAAGATGAGTGGGATACCCCTCCAATTCAGTGTGAGAACAAATTTGCAGCACCAAACATTTCGCTTGCAGATTTTAAAGCTCAGGCACCTGCTACCGGGTTTAAACTCATTGAAACTGATCAGATCTTTGACGGTTATGTGATTTCTTCTGATGAAAGTGGAAACTTCTATAAAACCATTTCTTTCCAGGATAAACCGGAAAACCCAACTGCTGGTCTTCAGATTGAAGTTGACAGATCCAGCAACTATGCTGATTTCCCTGTAGGAGCACATATCAGAATTAATGCTAAAGGTTTAAGATTAGGACTTGACAGAGGAACAGTTAAAATTGGTTCTGTAGACCCTACTTATCCTATCGGAAGAGTTCCTTCTATCTTATTAGGCAGATATATGTCAGGAGTTTGTGGTGGAAACGGGCTTGAGGTTGTTAATATCAAGCCTTTAGAATTAGCCAGCCTTAATGCTGCTAAGAGTGATCAATACATCAATACATTGGTTAAAGTTTCTAATGCTCAGTTCTCTATCAATGATGTATACCCTGTTAACAAAGCATATATTGATTATGTTGGAGGTGCTGGTGTAGATACAGACCGTGGACTGGAAGATGGTGCAGGAGGTTCTGTTACACTGAGAAACTCAGGATTCTTCTCTGAAGGAGCTACTTTATTGCCAACAGGAAACGGAGATATCACTTTCGTAGTAAGCAAATATATTTCTACATGGCAGATGCTCATAAGAAATACTAAAGATGTTAATTTCAAGGGGAGCAGAATTGATGCAACGCCGCCTAAAGGAGGAACTGCAATTGCTTATTCAGGGGCATTTCTTGAAAACTTTGAAAGCTACCCAACTACTCCTACCAACCTTGAGGTATACCCTAAATATGTAAATGATCCTCTGTTAGGAAACAGATATTGGCAGTTGAAAACGTTCGGCGGTAACAAATATATTCAGTTAGGAGCGAATTCAGGTACCGGAAATTATGTAACTTATTTTGCTGTTCCAGTTGACTTTACAGCAGCTAACCAATTTAAATTTGACGTTAACGTTGGATTCTGGAATGGGAATGCTTTAAAAGTATACTATACAACTAACTATACGCCGCTTGGAGATATTACGGCCGCAACAAAAGTAGATATTACGTCTGCCTTTACAATTCCACAAACACCTGCTGGTCCTAACGGTGGTTATGGTACATTAACCCCTGCAGGAACATACGATATTCCTGCTTCATTAACAGGTAACGGATTTATTTTATTTGAATATACCGGAAGTACTGGTGGTGTTACTACAACGATTCAGTTAGATAATATTCAGGCTCTATAATCAATAGATAAGAATATTTTAAATACAAAGACCGTCTTGAAAAAGGCGGTCTTTTTGTTTTTACCCCATCAGATAATTTACAAAAAAATACGACAAGTTTTGTCGTTTCATAGAAATATATTTGCAAAACAAGCATTTATGATTGTATAAAAAACACCACTAAGTGATAAAATTTATAATAATTCTTTTTAATAGGGATTTAATATATGCTAATAAATGTTAATTTTGTAAACATGTAATAAAATAAAAACAAAATGAGAAAACTCTACATGAGTGCATTAGCGATATGCACAACCCTGAGTATATCAGCTCAGGAAATTCTTTGGCAGAAAGACATCAAGTCTTCCACTCAGGATTTTCTTAGCCAGATTACCACTACCATCGATCAGCAGTATCTGATTACCGGAAGTTCTATCCAGACAAAAAACCAACAGCAAGCTGCTGGCAGTCAAAAGCAAAACAACGGTTACGATTTCCATTTGGTTAAACTGAACCAACAGGGAGAAGAGGTCTGGGAAAAATACCTTTCAGGGCAAAATCACGACTATCTTTCCGCTTCTGTTTCTACTCAGGAAGGAGGATTTCTTATCGCAGGAACCTCTTATTCCGGAAAAGGACTGGACAAAAAAGAAGAATCCAAAGGCGGATCAGATATCTGGCTGGTAAGACTGAATGAATTCGGGGATGAATTATGGCAGAAAACTTTAGGAACTGCTTCCGATGAAGAAGCCAGAGCAGTTGTTCAGACTACTGACTTAGGATTCTTTGTAGCAGGGAATATTCAAAACTCTTCCAAAGGTTACGGCTCTAAAGATGCCTGGATCATCAGACTGGATAAAAATGGGAAAGAACTTTCTCAGTTGATCTTAGGCGGAAAAGGACTGGATGAAGTGGAGAAAATGATCCCAACCCGTGATGGCGGCGTATTGTTAGGGATTTATTCAAGAAGTGATAAGACAAATATGAGTAATCAGCAATCAGTAAGGAGTAATGGAGTCTCAACGGGAACTTCAGTTACTCATAATTCATCATCTGCTGAAAAACTAGCAGTATCGGAAGCCATTAGCCAGAAGCCAAAAGCCAGCAGCAATTTCGGTGAAGGCGATTACTGGATTGTGAAGCTGGATAAGAACGGCAAAGTAGAATGGGAAAAGAATTATGGAGGAAAAGGAGATGATCATTTAAGAACATTAGCTTTAATATCCACGGGCTATCTTATCGGCGGAGAATCAAGGTCCGAGAGATCCGGAAACAAAACGGTAGGAATAGAAGAAGGTACTGATCTGTGGCTTATAGCTTTAAATGAAAGAGGAGAAGAACAGTGGCAAAAATCTTACAATTTTAAAAACAGGGATATCCTGATGGGGATGAGTGTGATTCATTCTGCAGATGATAAAACTTCCAAAGGTATTTTACTGGGCGGTTACACCCAGGCAGAAGGCAGAATAGAAAAAGACGATGAAACGTTTTGGATGCTGTATCTGGATCAGGAGGGTAATGAACAGTGGAGAAAATACATCGTAGGAGAAAACCGGAAGAAAGAAGAAAGGCTTTCGGATATTAAACTCAACAGAGATGGTTCTATTATCCTTGCCGGGACCAGTGCAGAAGAACTTGGAAAAGAGAACTGGAAAGTCGTGAAGTTGGGAGACAGTCAGATTGATAAACTGATCCAAAAGCAGGACATCAAGATTTATCCGAATCCAGTCTCCGATTATGCTTATATCGAGATAGGAATGGAATTCAAAGATGCAGATATTCTGGTGTATGATATGGGAGGAAGACAACTTCAGAATATAGAGACGAAGAATAAAGTGACTAAGATCAATACTCAACCACTGGTTCAGGGGGCTTACTTGGTGGTGATCAAGACGGATACGAATAAAACAGCGAATGCAAAACTGATAAAAAAATAAACTAATGAAAAGAATAATTATTTATAAGGTGATAATTATTGGGCTTGGAGTGATATCAATTAATAAATTTAAATCTCAAGCTAATAAGTTTTTAAACCCTAATGGTAGTATTACATTAAATACAAGTAATACAGAAGGCATTTTCTCAACTGCTACAATTAACGAAAGTGAAGGAGTTCCGGATATTAAAATACCTCTTTTTAATATAAAATCAGGAGATATAGAATTTCCTGTAAAATTAGTTTATGATGCTAAGGGTATTAAAACAAACCAAAGAGCATCAAATGTAGGGTTAGGCTGGACGTTATACCTTCCTGCGATTACAAGGCAAATTAATGATGCTAATGATTTTGATGACAACTTATCTGGAACAGGAGGGTATGGACCCAAAAGAGTCGGATATTTCACAAGAACTAAAAATAATGTACTGTATGATTTTGCAAATCATGGCAGAAATGATCTTACTAATATAGATGAAATTCCTGATGAATATACTGCCGTACTTTTAGATGGAGCCAGTTCTTTTTTCTTCGAAAACGAAAATTCATATCAGTTAATGACCAGAAAAAGGATTAAAATATTCCCAACAAAAGAATCTCATGTTGAAATGCAAGGTCCCGATTATATTAACAATGACTTTTATAAGATGTCGATTCTCGATGATAATGGAATAAAGTATGATTTTAATGAAACGGAGGTGTGTAGTTTTGCATTTGCTGAAGATTACTACAATACTCCAGGCTCAATAATGGAGCAGATACCCACTATTTCCAATTGGAAAGTGTCAAAAATCAAAGATACAAGGAATAATGAACTTTTATTTGAATATACTCCTTCACAGTTATATAATGAAGAGAATTATTACAATGCGAGGGAAATAGGTTCTGGTTACTATTCTAAATTGATTGATTTTCAGCATAATATTTATGGTTTAGGTTATTATTATAATATTTTAACACCTTTTCCAAATCAGAACCCTGGTCTTCATTTAAAAGGCTTTTTAGATCCTGGGATGTCACGTTCGCTCCCAATCGCTACAGCACCTACTTATGAATATAAATCTATAACGGAGTCTAAAGCTTATAAAAAACTAAGCGACCTCACAAAAATTAGCTTCAAGGAAGGATATGTGAAGTTTAATTATGATTATACAAGAACTGATACCAAAACGGGAGAGAAGGCTTTAAGCTCTGTTGAACTTTATGATTCTAATAATAAATTAATAAAGAAATATGATTTTGTTTACTCATACTTTGATAATATAGATGTTAATAGTAATATTCCTGGGATAGACAAAACAAAAAGGTTAAGATTAGATAAGGTATTGGATCAAAATAATTTAAGTTATGAATTTAAATATGATAATACACCGCTTCCGAGTTTAAATTCAAAAGCGTTTGATTATGGTGGATATTATAATGGGAGTAATCAGATTGAAAGTTATATTGGAATGCCAGATAATACTTATTATTACCCTAATCAAAAAGAATGGTCACTTCTTCCATTCCGCTTAAATCCAAATGATATTTATGGAAACAGCTATTTTAATGAACACATTATAGAATATGCTAACGGTGTCGGAGGGATTACAAGAGAACCCAATGAAGTTTTTGCGAAAGCAGGTATATTGACAGATATTGTTTATCCGACAAAAGGGATTCAAAATTTTGAATATGAGTCAAATGAATTTAAGATTTTCGAAAAAGTCCAGACAGCTCCAGGCTTAAGAATAAAGAAAATTAATTTTAAAGAAGGAAATGGTACATTAAAGAGCATAAATTATAAATATACTGATGAGAATGGATTTAGCTCTGGTACTATGCTGAAACCTCCTTATATAGGTTATCCCAAAACTCAACTTTTTAAAGCAGAAAGAATTACTAATAATCAGGACCCTCTATTTGGGACGATTAGCACTGACTATAACGGTCTCCCTAATTTTAATGTTGACAAATTAGGAATGCTTTTTAAAGTTATTGATAGGCCTTCTCAAATAAAAATATATTATAACAGGGTTGAAAAAAGTGAAACAGACAATGGAAAAACTGTTACAGAATATACAAATAATGAAGAGCTTAAAATGGGAACTTCGTGGTATACTCCGGTTTTCAGCCCTTCCACATCGACTCCTCTTGCATATATTTTTCCATATTGGGTAAATGTGAATTTAGCTAGTGGCTTATTTACAACTAGCGGGTATGAATTCCCAGAGTTTTTAGCCACTAATTCTGGATATAGTTTGAGATTCGGAGGTATAATTGATTATTCTAAATTGGGACAAATGGTAAAACAAAAGATATATAATAATACAGGTAATTTACTATTTGAAAATAAAATCAACTATAAATATGTTCATCCCAATTTTCCAATTTCTGCGG
This region of Chryseobacterium vaccae genomic DNA includes:
- a CDS encoding DUF5689 domain-containing protein; this translates as MNIKKYLSSVTGIAVAAMAITSCVQKDEWDTPPIQCENKFAAPNISLADFKAQAPATGFKLIETDQIFDGYVISSDESGNFYKTISFQDKPENPTAGLQIEVDRSSNYADFPVGAHIRINAKGLRLGLDRGTVKIGSVDPTYPIGRVPSILLGRYMSGVCGGNGLEVVNIKPLELASLNAAKSDQYINTLVKVSNAQFSINDVYPVNKAYIDYVGGAGVDTDRGLEDGAGGSVTLRNSGFFSEGATLLPTGNGDITFVVSKYISTWQMLIRNTKDVNFKGSRIDATPPKGGTAIAYSGAFLENFESYPTTPTNLEVYPKYVNDPLLGNRYWQLKTFGGNKYIQLGANSGTGNYVTYFAVPVDFTAANQFKFDVNVGFWNGNALKVYYTTNYTPLGDITAATKVDITSAFTIPQTPAGPNGGYGTLTPAGTYDIPASLTGNGFILFEYTGSTGGVTTTIQLDNIQAL
- a CDS encoding T9SS type A sorting domain-containing protein, producing MRKLYMSALAICTTLSISAQEILWQKDIKSSTQDFLSQITTTIDQQYLITGSSIQTKNQQQAAGSQKQNNGYDFHLVKLNQQGEEVWEKYLSGQNHDYLSASVSTQEGGFLIAGTSYSGKGLDKKEESKGGSDIWLVRLNEFGDELWQKTLGTASDEEARAVVQTTDLGFFVAGNIQNSSKGYGSKDAWIIRLDKNGKELSQLILGGKGLDEVEKMIPTRDGGVLLGIYSRSDKTNMSNQQSVRSNGVSTGTSVTHNSSSAEKLAVSEAISQKPKASSNFGEGDYWIVKLDKNGKVEWEKNYGGKGDDHLRTLALISTGYLIGGESRSERSGNKTVGIEEGTDLWLIALNERGEEQWQKSYNFKNRDILMGMSVIHSADDKTSKGILLGGYTQAEGRIEKDDETFWMLYLDQEGNEQWRKYIVGENRKKEERLSDIKLNRDGSIILAGTSAEELGKENWKVVKLGDSQIDKLIQKQDIKIYPNPVSDYAYIEIGMEFKDADILVYDMGGRQLQNIETKNKVTKINTQPLVQGAYLVVIKTDTNKTANAKLIKK